TTTGAGCAGTATTACATGTGCAACAGTATAAATTACGGCCTGTTTACTGTTTAAAGCTGTTCGATTACGCGTTATCTTAAGCCCTGATATACTTATTTTACTCAGGagacaattaataaaataatatttcagttTGCATCGAtgcagcaatttttttttttttttttttaactaaaatttTTAACTATTAATTTGCATGTGTTCATCATCCCCTTTGATCATTTCCCGCCACAGCGTCAGCAGGCCCCGCCCCCTTCAACGAGAATGAACCTGAGGAGTTATCGGAACTCGTCACTGGTCCCCATGGAGACCTCTTCATCTGAGGACAGCTGTGACAGCTTTGCTTCTGATGGCTTTGCACCAATGGTAGCTGACTTaacaatgtatttttaaagcatGATGTGGTTTCAGgacttgtgtttttgttcaacggttaacattttatttctaaaggtgtTTAAGGCACAATAGTTTtgcctaaaattaattttaggttAATTAAAATTAACCTAAAATTGACTTGAcatgagtcaagtcaagaagcttttattgtcatttccacCATATGTAGATGTttcagtacatagtgaaatgagacgacgtttgtccaggaccagggtgctacataaaacagtcagagctaaagacttagtaagttagtcctagatacattaagtgtatctgtgcaacctgttgcaaacagtgtgagacagacatgacataacaagacagaaagacagtgcaggacaacagacagtgcaaagaaaaaattacaagacattacacaaaagataGGAAATGGAAACAATGCcaaacagtgtaaatactgtatgttcaacaatattacgTTTgtagaaatactggaatgaacagtgttttagcagcagttacctgagatattgtaaaggattgtgcaaaacagcaaatgactgaaatgtgaatTGAACCCGGAGtggccgctgcgtgctactgccgcgcCGCCATCTTGAATCTTGATGGACGCCTCAAACCAGCTTTGAATTATATTACTGTGAGGCCAGATTGAGTAGGACTACTTTGGGGGAATTCACTGTTTCTAGACATTAAATGTTCATACTTGATTAAAATCATATCACACAAACAACTTGAAGCTATATGGTCCTTATCAGACAAAATGGACTTTGACATGTAGATTTCTCTCACAGAAAAGACCTCTTAGACAGACGAGAAGCTCGGCTCGGCAGGAAAAACTCTTAGAAACTCCTGTGTCAGAAGAGGAAGGCTGCGGTGGTTTTGAGGAAAGTGACTTCAGTAATGAGATGAGCACCATGGTGAGTAAAGTTATCTTTACTGTTAATGACATGCCATAGATAGCAGTGTTTTCAGTTTCCCTATgctgttcattcatttcttcttttatttatttatttattttatttctttccttcaaTGTTTTGTGCTTCTTTTAGAAAATGGATTCAGACTCCGATTCAGAACCACCTAAAAAATCTCGTCGCTCCTTCACTCTTCGCGTGGCCATGAAGTTTCCTGCCAAAACTGTTACTCCTCCAAAGAAATCCAAAGAAAGTCCCGAACCGGCTCCTAAACCCAAAGGCCCAGAATTAGATTCTGAAGAAGAGGACTTCATTGCAAAGAGAGCactaaatattaaagaaaacaaagctaTGGTAAGAATTTGTAAAGAGGCTGCCGTTAAGCATTGATTAAGTCATGAGTAgctgattttaatttaaaatttattttaattcattttaaacactgttGTGAAATGTTTATCAAGGATTATATAAAGTAATACCTTTACCAACACATGCAGACTAAGAATATTTTTGTCTTGTAGCTGGCTAAACTAATGGCAGAGTTAAATAAAGTCCCTGGAATATTCCCTAAGAAGACACCTCTTGCTGCAGGCAATACagtaagttcttttttttttttttttatttatttatttatttatttttattttttttaaaaaaaaaaaaaaaaaaaaaaaacctgaccacTTATAAGATATTTGGGTTATTTTGCATTTAACTGATTTTTCTTTCCCACTTTTAGCCTACCCGTGTGCCCCGTCGTTCTATAGGAACCCCTGGAACTCGCAGACAGAATCCAGAACGTTTGTCAAGGATTCACACACGTTCACGCTCACTGGTGGATGGCCCTCCTACTCCTGAAGAAGACCCCGAGGACAAGTTCAGCCTGGTACGCAGGGCCAGACaagacgatgatgatgattatgaacCGGTGAGATTTCATTTGAATTGTTATTGGATAAATTTCTTAATCTTTCTTCGtttaatttgtatttcattttaaaattttgtataTTCAGGAGCCACGTCGTCGGCGCACCTACAATGGCGTACTTGCCATCCCTCATGTGGTAAGACCTGTGGAGGAGATTACCCAGGCGGAGTTGGACAATATTTGCACTAATGTCAGAGAGAAGGTCTACAATCGTGCCACAGTGAGTTGTACTTATGGTTCtagtttaaatgtgtatttaaaaacctgtttattttcccttttcctGACTTTTGGCTTAATATTGAAAGATGTTTTTTCTGAAATTTGGTTTGTCTCATAGGGTAGCACCTGTCACCAGTGTCGCCAGAAGACAGTCGACACCAAGACTAACTGTCGCAACCCTGAGTGTGTTGGAGTCAGGGGTCAGTTTTGTGGTCCCTGTTTGCGCAACCGTTATGGAGAGGAAGTTCATGATGCACTTTTGGACTCGGTATGTACAAGCTTACACTGGGTTATTCTTGCATGTGAAAAAGGCTTGTCACATGTCACTCGTACTCTCATTACCACTCCTGTAAAGTGAACTTCTCACTTTGTATAAGAAATGTATGcatatattaaatttatttttttttttctttttctccccctCTAGGATTGGCGATGCCCCCCTTGCAGAGGCATTTGTAACTGCAGCTTCTGCCGGGCCAGAGAGGGGCGCTGTGCTACAGGTGTGCTAGTCTACCTGGCCAAATACCATGGCTATGACAATGCTCATGCTTACCTGAACAggtaatggttttttttttttgtttttatttttttaccttcatATAATTTCAACAAAAAAGCTGCAGTGCAACTCTAATGTTTCTCTTTTCCCGTCTGCAGCCTAAGGAAGGAGCTggaagagagtgagtgaaaatgCTGATTCTGAtgattttaaatctgtttcctgttttcatCTTTGTTCCGTTTGCTTAGAATTTGGTTCAGGATCATTATACGTATTATGCAAGTTTGTGCCTTATGAGTAGGCAGTTGTTAATGGACTGCCTGAGGTGTTCGTTTACATTGTTTTAAATGGATCATTGCTAATCATTGATTGTAGAGACTGCTGTGTTAAAGATTACTGTAAATGTGCTTCTAATAAGTTTCAGCTTTTAaactggtggtggtggttaaaATTTCATCGCTTCAACTGTAGCAGAGAATTATTTCAATTGTTAAACCTAGCACAATTTCTCAAaccaataaaagctttttattttctatttttaaccaGAACTTGTGCAGTGTATTTTTGCTTCTCTCCTCTATCGGAGTGTTTAAACTTTTAATGGACGTTTATGAGCTTTATTCCACGTCCCTTGCAGGCAGAGTGCTTCATCTTCCCACTTGTCCTGTTTTTACTAGAGCACTCTGATGTACTGCATCGCCTTCTCTGATCCTTCATTAGAGAGCTGCCACTAATGGTGTGGAAATAATTAGCAAGACTCTAATGGGAAATTTTATACCTGTAAATCATTTCCCGAGCATATTTgcctcttgctctttctctcttcctgtaACGTTGTCATTTATGTGACagaatgttgtattggtgtgaATGCTTTAATCTGAGTAGTTTTACTGAACTCAACAGGCATGTTTATTCATGCTGGAGCCCTAAACAACCTCCATCCCAGTGGATTTGTTGGAGTGAACCCACGTCACTCTTTAAAGAATATCCAACGTTATTTCCCAGTGTGAATGCTCGGTTCTGCTGGGAACCAATGCttcaaaaaactattttaatttGCATAATAAAGATGCACTTGAAAAATACTGGCATTAAATACCAAACGATCATCCACTTTAGGGCGATGAATATTTAGGGAAATAATTGTTTACGACGCTCGAGCATTGAGACGATCTGGCAATCAGGCTATgaaatacaatatttattcattagaGCGGACTTAATGAGGCCTCGCGGCGCTAATTAAGAAACGCAGCGTAGCGCTAAATGAGGCTCGCGGAGCGGCGGCAGTCCACACGGTCTTACCTgcatgaggaagaggaggaggtccGAGGCTATTGCTCTCCTGAACCCCACCCGCCGCTTCTGGCGATGAAGGTAGGGTTTTATGGCGCCATAACGTGTTCTCCAACTACTGCTAGTGATGCTGAGGCTGTTTATATTTTAGGAATCTTGAGCCTCCTAAAAGTAGTGCAAACTCTGAATAAGTAGGTTTTAAGACCAAATGCAAAATTTAGTGAATACCAAAGTATAATCAATTTGTAATCAATATGTGAGGtttttgtgttggtgttttgtaactataatagtgtgtgtgtacacacacacacatatatatatataaaatttttttttcttttagaatttagaaacaaacaaatgctgtgTGTGGTGGATGAAAAGCCACCTGAGTTGAAGCTCCTTCATAAACATGGGTTTAAGATAACAAGAACGTGTAAAGCTTCATTAAGGACACTGTTTAGAATACAAAATATAGTAATagcattaatgtattttataaaaaaataaatatatatataataaagaaataatacatataatataaaaataaatatataaaataaataaaacaatataatataaaataatagtaaacaGGACAAATATCAGATGGTGTCTAGACTCCTGACTGGTGGTGTACTGTTTGATATCCTGCTATATTAAACTgcttgtttgtgggtttttgcCATCTAATTTGGTTTAAATCTTCTCTAATTATTCAGCTTCTTTCTGGGTGAATGGACATCAAGTAAACTTTGAAGGagcttttgtgttttatggTGTTACTGGTGATGCCTTGTGATATTTTTATGGCATAGAGGgttttgaaagaaaatgaattttaaGGATGTTATTTTGTTCTAATCACAAACAGGCCTGGGCTTACACAGTCTGATCTTTTATTCCATCCTTATAATTGAGTGTAATCCCGTTGTATTCCTGAAGAGGGCGCTCTAATACAGGCGTCTCAGGTAGTAGTATGTGTAGTAACTGTACCTGAGTAAGAGTGAGGGTACGTGGTGTAGACATTTAAAGGTCTTATTGTCTAAATTgatggacactgtacaggagtgTCAAGGCTATGAAGGGCACACGAAGGACACACTGTATTAAAATCACAGTAATTCACACATAATGCAAAATCCATTAGCAGCTTTACCTCACATTTCAACCTTTGATTAGTTTAAGGAGAGTTTATATTTGACTCCAAATAGGGTAGTTACACAGTGCTGGAGTCcaggttgtattttttttttctttcttgggtGTGTATGTAAAAGAGGCTAGTGAAACTAAACACTGTAATCATAACATCTTAGATTGTATCCTCGGAAATTGTGGTTTATCATGTTATGTTAGCCTGTGTATAGTAGTTCACAAGTACAAAATGAGACACAGAGCCCCCTTTAACATTTTCCATATAGTAAACCTATAATCCTATAATCTTTAGAGCTTTGATCTTTCTGTGAAGTCATTGTCATTTTTGCACAACaatcatcagtgaacattttgAAAACTCTTTTGACACGTCATCAAACTGTCATACATACCTTGGTCAACTCTTAGAGACAGTGTCTACTTGCTACAGATTCCTCTTAGGATTCCTGTTAGTGTTCTGTCATTTCACTGAAGCTACTCCAGGATACAATATGTTTGCTTCAGGCTTTCTAACATTGTTTAGTAGACTGAAACAGCTTTTCTTGTAATGCATGCTGGCATGTTGCTCAGTCCATTTATCCTTCAGTCTTAACAAGCCCCGACTGATGAGACGCAAACCTCAGCATGATGCTGCTGTCACCCTGCTTCTCTGTAGGGATTATATATAGGACAAAATACTCCATGTTATGTGTGAGAAACACTTTAACTGCCATGTCGTATATTTGTATACACCTTATTTTCCCCATTTTATGAGACATTTCAGGTGCTTTAAGTTAAGGCTTTAGTAGAGGATTGAGATGGTGATTCTGGTAAACCAgccaaataaacaaagtctGCACTGGATTCAATAAGTATGTTATAATTGACCTCACAATAATGACTTTTCATCAGTTTTATTTCAAGCCCAGCAACTCCTTAATGTTTTTGGATCACTGGATgcttcagtacacacacattttgtaacCTGCATTCTGTGGTTACGAATAAccttatatttaattaaaatttgaatttgaatttaatttgaatttgaaattgaattgattttgaattgaatttgtattcatttaaataaatttaattttgttattctATTTTCcctcttttaaaataatttgctaTTTCTGCttacttttctttcattcttatttttctattgtttttcCCCCATTATCCCacctgtgtaactgtgtaagtCCTAAAGATGctttctgtattatttttttaaatgtgaattttcttttctttatctctATTTAAATTGTCTTGTATTATTTTCACTAAATTGAGACATCACCGGAAAAAGTTTCCATTTTCTCCCCATAAGCTACATGTACTGTGCTGCCtgtttcagctctgtgtgtagACGTCATTGCACTTGACCACATATACCATGAACATTCTGACCAGTGTGTGACAGGGTCAGGAGGTACTCTAACTGTAGCCCATCTAGGTAGCAGGCTATAATATGTACTGGGGGAATGAACTGATTTTATTGAGACCATACATTAtgaggagagtgtgtgagactctCTCAGCTGTGATGTGCTGGCTCTCATAAGCTTCATTAGTTTTTACCTCATTAATTTGCTCGCTTATAACCTCACTGGACCCACTAAGGGAATTGTGGTTTGATTCATATAACAAAATTTTATTCGTGTTTTACAGAGACATATTTATATgcaaacaggcaaacaaattAGATTCAGTTAGAACATTTAAACCAGAGGCCAATCAATGTACAAAAATATGTCCATAAATTAATTTTTGAATGTGTGAAATACACTGTTATtaatgaaaagattttttgcttgtttgtattatGTTAGATATAATATAGTACAGAAGTATGACTTTCTTTTCAGCTCCTTTACTAAAAACCATTGTAGTTATATTTTCTACAGTGGGTTTATTTGCTGATTATTTGTGAATCATGACACGTAAATTTATTATACAGCAGTTTGTTATTCTCCAAGGATAACCTGGATCAGCCTGGAAATATCTGTAGAAAAATCTTCATAAATCCTAACATCTGTAGCTTTTCTCATGAATTGCAAGCCATAGGAGATGTGTTAAGTTGATATTGATATCCTAATAAcctgctgaaaaaaaatcattgttttaCTGTTGCTGTACTGGTTGCTGTTCCAGCACTGCACAGCACAAGTGGATTTCCTTAATAAGCTCTCGTCCTTCTAATAGGAAAGACAACCTAATTAGTGATTAGTGAAATCAGAAACAGCGGGTTATAACAAACACCTGTAGAAACTGTTGGCACGGTGGCCACTAAAGGACCGAACTGCATATCCTCGGCCTGTAGTATTATAATTATCAAAAATGGTCCTTggtagaatttatttatttggtcatTATTCATAAAGCAGAATTCTTATTCAGATGTCTATTTGCATATGTAATTAATTCATACTTCCCTTGTAACATAGTACACTGGGTATTAAGTATAACATCCCAGATTGATTTTAGTTGATATTAGTTTGAAGAATAAGAAGATATCTCCTACCTGCTAGAGGCTCCTGAAATAGATGTCAGCATTTACAGTGCCTCCTCCTCTTCCATGGACCATTTATTTAATGCTATACTCTAACCTTGCAATGTCAGTCAGTCATGAAAGTATGTCTGCATGATTTCATGCCCTCTTCCAACGAATACCTTCATTACCCGCACCTCCGGGTTCAAACCCAGACGTCTGCGCTGGTTTGTGTGAGCGTTTAACATGGGCTTTTGATCTAGTCACCTTCACATACAACACGTGTATGGCTGATACAACATCTGTTCAAGCAAAGCATCTTGGCTTATGCTCAATTAGTTCTGACATGTTCTTTCATGGATTATCCAGACTGTAATGGTAATTTGACCTCTATGATATGTGCCTTTTTCTCCACAGTACCTGTTCAGTATGTAACCTAATTAAGCATAACATATAACCTGAGAGAAAGCTAAAATACAagagcatgttttttttcactgtaATTCTGGACTTCTGTATGAAGTGGTAACTTTCTGCAtatagtatgtatgtatagtataCTGTTTTGACAATCATAGCTTGAAACGATTTATACAAATATCTAGTGTATTATGCAGGCTTGTTGTACTGAATATCTGCAAAGTTCAACTGTATCACTATTTAACACACCAGTTAATCTATATGGAATCATGAACACAGTGAACTGATTCAATTCCACCTTGTATTCCCCCAAATCCCAAAAGTAATGTATTGTTTAAAACCCCTAAAATATCCCAAAGCTAagataatttaaataatacattaaatttTGTCccgggaaaaaaatgtaattggcAAATATGAAATTGAACCCTGGAGCTTAGTTCCTTAACCAAACATGCTGTGGTTGGTTAGGCTCTGTCACAGAGGAGACGCCTGACGCACAgattaattttctctctctgtggagTCGGAGGCAAGAAAACAATTAGGTGTCTAAAATGCGTTTCACTGTGTGCCACTTGATACAGCTTTGCTCATAAAAGGGGCAATTGTCTCCAAAGAGGTCAGAGATAGCGATGACTTCAGTGTCGCCGAAACGTGCTGTTGTCATTCGCACCATTCGCTAACATTTCAATTAGTAGTGACAGAGTGGTAATAAACATAACAGTGTAAGACTTCCATTGTTGTTCTTTCTGCTGTCACATTCTTCTGGATGTGGTAACTGCCTGGAGGGCAaaggtggtgtgtatgtgtgtatatatacgtatgtgtgtctgtgtgagtagcGATGGGTGTAAAACCTCTTCCTCCTTACCATGGCCCCTGACCTCAGTCTATTAATGTAGTCACCCTactcaaaacaaggtgaaaTCTATAAAGTTATCATGATCAAACAGtcacataatgtgtgtgtgtatgtgtgtgtggtgacagggGCAGTGCCTACAGATTTCTTTAATTGTGCTAGGCCTCGCTGCCCCTGTCTGTCAATCGCACAGCTTTGAATTGGAGGAATTtcccctgctcacactgttaaATGATGTACCCAATTAAAAGCGTTAGAATTCATGATCTTCAGTCAAGGTTAAATGAAAGCGCTCAGTCCTGTCAGTGGGGGTGATTAAACGTTGCCTAGATCAGGCACATTCGgcagaaaaattaaaatttgGGTCTAAAGCATGAATCTTTATTCATTATCCCACAGCCTGGCTGTCCAAATGCTCAGCACATACGCTCTTAATCActgcattcattttaaaactgcCCGCTGTTACCACACTAAAAAAGGATTAAAACCTTCAAATGACAGTGTTTTAGACACACTCGCAGAAGGAACTGAGAAGTGACACTGCGATTGATTTTTCAAAGGCTCCTTTTTAAACAGGGAAAGacaggtttgtttttgtgtgggcTGATTGCGCCTTTAGTTTATTTAagatgacagacagactgaactGGCCATTAGTGGTTTCAAAAGGGACTTTGTAACACGCTAAGAGATGGGCTGCTGAATTACACATGAATATTTTTGGTAAacataaaaccaaataaaaatccTCCATAAAATCTCAAAGAAAGTGTTAAGCATGTGCACATATTAACCACACTAAATCTCGGCTCACAAACGCAATTACAGGACACAATATAGCAGTATTATCGCAGCGGAACATCTTGCACAGCTCTCAGATCATAttagaataataaatacattaatgagATGAGTGCATTATTACAGTGGCTCTCAAGTCCCTTACTTCTGTTTCCCCCATCTTCACTGATACATCTGATTCAAGATATGAATGGCTTGATAATTAGCTGATGAGCTGATTCAGTTATGTTTAAAATAGACAAAACGTGAAACGATCAGAGGACTGAGACTGAAGACCGCTGGATTATTACAAAGCTCTTCAGATGCTGCATACTAATTGTCAAACTCACTAATTACCTTTAAAAGCACTTAATGaataaaagtgtgaaatgtattaaaacaatGTTACTAAGTCCTTTGTAAGCAAACACTAAatctttttagtattttataactctttaaaactgtttaaaagaaaCCAATGTATGAGCTTTTCTTGGgtagaaagcaaaaaaacaacacacacaaaaaaaccctaGCCTGAGAAGAAAGAACCATAACTCAGTGTGACGTGTAAGTGTAAGATGAATAGTTTTGGGGCTTATTAATATGCACAGTAGTTTGGTGAATAAGTTTCATGTTCAGCTGTGATGAATGAGAAGCACCCAGAGAGGTTGCTTATGAGTAATGACCTTAGGATAAAACAGAAATCAACCGTTCTACCAGGAAGCCTACACCTTGTACAAAAATCCCTtgacttgtgtgtttttatcgTTGTACAAATCTCTCTATAATGGGATTTTAGCTTGATGATATTCTTAGACCTTGAGCTATTAAATTAAGATGAGGATATGTTTCTGACTGAAGAGCTTCCGATAAAGGCtagaaatgtaatgttaaagCATCCAcgtacacacacctacacacaccagCATTacttatatatacaaatatgcCTTTACTGTCATTGTAAAAGTACAAGAATCAGTGTGCAAGTTACAGACATATCCTCATGACTAACATAGCAACTGTAAATTGATGCTaaaaacagaatagaatagtTGTTAGTAAATGATATGCTTTATGatgagtaaatgaataaacCCGGTCTCTAAGCGTTTAAAAATGAAGAGTTATATATTCTTATAGTCACTTGAACTCAGTTGAAAGCTGTTCACAAGcaatattttaaatcaaatcaatttgAAATGGTGAAATTTTAAAGCTCACTAGGTCTGTAATATTAACTTTCTCAGTCAGATATGAGAGCCTTGTTTAGCAGCCAAGGAACAGGATCAAGGGATAGTGTGTACAAACTTATGTCATTTGAATGACTGCCAGAGTAACTGCAGTTTCTCTGCTCAAGGGTGCAACATTCATAAATAAGATTTTGGATAACAAGAAGCATATCACAGCTCGCCAGAGCAACAAAGCAAGTGCTCACCCACAGGACAGCACCCTAAGGACAGCAGCACGGCACACACATCAGCGGCGGGTCTCATTTAAACAagtctgagagagaaagaggaaataaataaggCCTCGGGCTCCTCTCCTTTAATGTATTCAATTAAACTGCTTCCCTCTGGAGATGGgcgacacacacatacacatacacacacccacacacaaatacactggtGTGAAGAGACACGATTGCCTGGAGAAGAATGCTCTGAATACTCTCATTCTCAGCCTGCTGATTAGAAATCTCTCTCAACAggttttttcttaattaaactTCCCAAGAGCTGAGACCCTTTCGCATTCACTGGGAAAtacagaaattaataaataaacattttcaatgtAATTTTTTACTCTACAAAGGAGGAAAGTTAATGTGGATCATTTGAAGTTGTTGAAACAACTTATGGTAAGATACGAAGCTTTACGAGGTTCATGGTGAAGGTTTCCGTACCTCCACATTCAGTCATCAGACGTTTTACAGAAATGTGTAAATGACACTGACTGAACATGTGCTTTTCAAAGAATTACATGTAACATTGTCTCCAAATGAAGGTGGTGGTTTGTCTAAGAAAATTCATGACAAAAGCTTGAACTGCACCCTCGAGTTCGCTTGCTAACCCGCCTTTCAAAATTTGTCTGTCGTCGACGGCAGGTATACGGCGTAATGAGCCTCGTTGGTGCaattatgaaaaatatgtcTCTGAAAGAATTAATTTGGTGTCCCTTTGTACTTGGTGCTAATTTTCCATGCAGTCCCATTGTGTTCCAAAACCCCACTGAATTTGTATCTATTAAAATGAATCTCTTATTACATTGCCTACATCGCCCCTTTgctctctcatttttttccatAACAAATCAACTTAATCAAGCTCATTAAGTGTCATTATTAGCCATTTATTGTTATCTTTCCCAGTGCTCTACTGACAGGCAATCCCCACCCACTCATGTCCTCGTGGCACTGCGGGCATCACTGGgccttgacacacacacatacaccacacacacgtctctctctctctctaacaggCAAGCATGTGCACAACGTACATTCTATCTTACATCAAGGttcacgttcacacacacacacacacacacacacacacacacacacacacacacacacacacacaccatacaggtGCACTTTGTAATACAATTACTCTCTGTGGCCCATCTGTTGCAATGCACAATTTGCCGTGTCCCCTCTTCCCCATTCATCAAACAAAAGGGACCACAATGGAACAGATATTGTTTGGGTGGTGTATATTTCTTGGTCACTTTATTAGACATGTTGTATTGGTTAAAGACTACAGCATTGATAGACATGTGATTGACAAATCTGTGCATTGCAACAGTAGATATAGCTTTATTAGGCCACAGTATTAGGCCTACAAAAGTGCACCTGTTCTGTACAACTATGTATATACGCTTGCTGTTTCCCATAATATCTTATAATATTGCATGTAAAGCAGATgtctgtataaaaacatactgtacttttaataaattttgATGGAATAAAGAGAAAGCATGAAATACATAGACATAAAATTTACCAACattgtgtaaaatataaagtgGCATTTACGGATTTTGCAACAACTACAGTGGACTGTACTTTGAaatatcactcacacactcacactctctctcacacacacacacatgcacacacacacacacactcacacacacacacacacttctcctgTCATGACCATTGATGTTTGCACTTAATGTTCTACTGTCCCCTCAAGTTAAAGTCTCCACCACTGTGTGGGTACGTGTGTGTTAGGAAGCCTTTTAGAAAGTTAATGAATTGATTCATCCATCAGAAGGCGCTGATTTTCATgagtgaatgaaataaaaactcgCAGACATATTCAATTCTTTGACCTTTAAGCTCCTGAAAGTTTCACTAGacattacatattttatttcatgaaaGAAAGTTGCATGCCTTTATATactaaaaaagaatatataaaacAGCAAGGGTTTAGACAAAAATAGAA
The genomic region above belongs to Tachysurus vachellii isolate PV-2020 chromosome 8, HZAU_Pvac_v1, whole genome shotgun sequence and contains:
- the cdca7a gene encoding cell division cycle-associated protein 7a, coding for MRPKRQQAPPPSTRMNLRSYRNSSLVPMETSSSEDSCDSFASDGFAPMKRPLRQTRSSARQEKLLETPVSEEEGCGGFEESDFSNEMSTMKMDSDSDSEPPKKSRRSFTLRVAMKFPAKTVTPPKKSKESPEPAPKPKGPELDSEEEDFIAKRALNIKENKAMLAKLMAELNKVPGIFPKKTPLAAGNTPTRVPRRSIGTPGTRRQNPERLSRIHTRSRSLVDGPPTPEEDPEDKFSLVRRARQDDDDDYEPEPRRRRTYNGVLAIPHVVRPVEEITQAELDNICTNVREKVYNRATGSTCHQCRQKTVDTKTNCRNPECVGVRGQFCGPCLRNRYGEEVHDALLDSDWRCPPCRGICNCSFCRAREGRCATGVLVYLAKYHGYDNAHAYLNSLRKELEESE